A window of Drosophila subobscura isolate 14011-0131.10 chromosome E, UCBerk_Dsub_1.0, whole genome shotgun sequence contains these coding sequences:
- the LOC117891853 gene encoding uncharacterized protein LOC117891853 isoform X2 yields MSKKMWNKIFKSKSQKPQPLAKINKRHSRGIYEEYQQLNDLLASEKAQLNFCNQRENENGSENVNGNGCGNGSINVFEQQPLQSSFNSLQLSEAQQSLPQQQQQPPPQQQLSTFSRVRNTFSLKRNSNSGSSSSSNKGQKNLPNAKSSESDTPPSEPATTAAAAAAATSINNNNNQLQLQRILIVVNKIDVLSTNQPTNNHLHAKPSETDTATAPAIKPTAFNTENELQAPGGGQEEEEPSSPPPPPLTRGLPLPVPETVAINASDLTPCPCCSRTFNLNALRKHVVICEKTSKKRKIFDSSRQRREGTLLSTYVLPKNFGLPNAEKLSGVHTPLAGSRDAVGTVSTIPTDIVGSPLPTRRKSQTELVRSTARASVRRAGGGATAETAAVATSPAGEPNGVPARDRSLAKRIRSVASERCPHCERSFNVKAFDRHVEWCKEKAVQATIKCTNTQETTKAKERLDARKQYRPPNLKTKRSINRNKYSGNHEELLDAGDMTAPKPNLMSLSSMTSSVHSDNGASVSSDKYDPFLSAKRQLEELCSPGTPPDEEEVHPTATPSISMSTSLTMPSGKAAPITPKPTPASNFRRTSSLRGPRRTPLLPSRPLFATNYRPTIQRGLSDEGPISTNFLKPEEYDEMPVRAACVNDFHSPRVVRRDTSSSNRKQLKLPQGVGGASETAAQAQPGGRNVAKTDSLAVFLKYEHELEQLNAKAAEVAAANQLNSKELKDKSNNLSKQNSAKSLTACSNAGQLPPLTPVTSAPVTATAASTVPAPVKENNEKRLHNNYQPIATPLRLEPIGRPATAMPAISGGVPASLTPIKLESIFGFGRPAAVSGGGEFIDPKLINACDNLHMSSGVASSEASSTPQQLSQSRSRSSSQSTITYERRQSGEARNLLKRKMRLGRNQFLYDASPEDADASSGCSADDEANRSSMEYDEQCWQQQQKQLLANPLPMVMPMGNMPTFDDFDFEEFLSSFENENDDEQFPLFKDCREFLLNRTTSRQRSFQKATSTPQQTATATLRPATTSSMLQPKLQPTKDSHAHRSNSNGLDEKHQLQQQLQRQQSNSSSIGSHEEKMPQKMQQLPVQRPADDQQKREIFISIETEANDHGRSPISPDSLRHMVGNSQTPIDVLQIENGNEPEHARFRKISDDTEDNPYVDAQGEHDDRASQLAGNASRLALSSSDSVQVNNAKNLIQQMQSEFRQMGEDAGASIRTLFIRRPDEQSREMEPEPVQQLQQQQQQQQVKASSPLTPSASADSDELSSLDGYPMSSSHSSRRGASSKLSSDSAYGSTNSPYSLSRQRSGDLQPGTPRNQTLLRPHTASAKLPSVMSDASTQAHNAYATLKARHRLYGGGGTGLGLGNGNTDGAESSSSGSEHSLTMATQQATQEQQQQQQQHNRPDSNFNYQQQQMQSQPAYNSNNNNNNNGQMTPLTPTTSQHSLLSNASATSLSSSTKMSKFCHECGGRFIIEHAKFCMDCGVRRMIL; encoded by the exons ATGAGCAAGAAAATGTGGAACAAGATATTCAAATCAAAGTCGCAGAAGCCTCAGCCACTGGCCAAAATCAATAAGCGGCACAGCAGGGGCATCTATGAGGAGTACCAACAACTCAACGATTTGTTGGCCAGCGAAAAAGCTCAGCTAAATTTCTGCAATCAAAGggaaaacgaaaatggaagcgaaaatgtaaatggaaatggctgtGGAAATGGCAGCATTAATGTATTTGaacagcagccgctgcagagTTCTTTCAACTCGTTGCAGCTTAGTGAGGCGCAACAATCActgccgcaacagcagcagcagccgccgccacagcaacagctgtcCACATTTTCGCGCGTTCGCAACACATTTTCCCTCaaacgcaacagcaacagcggcagcagcagcagcagcaataaaggCCAGAAAAATCTGCCCAATGCCAAGTCAAGTGAGTCGGACACGCCTCCAAGTGAacctgcaacaacagcagcagcagcggcggcagcaacatcaattaataacaataacaatcaactgcaactccaacgCATTCTAATTGTTGTCAATAAGATCGATGTGTTGTCCACTAACCAACCAACTAACaatcatttgcatgccaaaccatcagaaacagatacagcaaCAGCCCCAGCAATTAAACCAA CCGCATTCAACACGGAGAACGAGTTGCAAGCGCCCGGAGgcgggcaggaggaggaggagccctcttcgccaccaccgcctccgctCACCAGAGGACTGCCGCTGCCCGTGCCCGAGACAGTGGCCATCAATGCCAGCGATCTGACGCCCTGTCCATGCTGCAGCCGCACCTTCAACCTGAACGCCCTGCGGAAGCATGTCGTCATCTGCGAGAAGACCTCAAAGAAGCGCAAAATCTTTGATTCATCGCGCCAGCGTCGCGAGGGCACGCTGCTCTCCACGTACGTTCTGCCCAAAAACTTTGGCCTGCCCAATGCCGAGAAGTTGTCTGGAGTGCACACCCCGCTCGCTGGGAGTCGGGATGCCGTAGGCACGGTATCCACAATACCAACAGAC ATTGTGGGCTCTCCGCTGCCCACCCGTCGCAAGTCCCAAACCGAGTTGGTACGCTCCACGGCCAGAGCTTCTGTGCGCAGAGCGGGAggtggagcaacagcagaaacagcagctgTGGCCACATCCCCCGCAGGAGAGCCAAACGGTGTACCAGCGCGGGATCGCTCGCTGGCCAAGCGCATCAGGAGTGTGGCCTCTGAGCGGTGTCCCCACTGCGAGCGCAGCTTCAACGTGAAGGCGTTCGACCGGCACGTGGAGTGGTGCAAGGAGAAGGCCGTCCAGGCCACCATCAAGTGTACCAACACCCAGGAGACGACCAAAGCGAAGGAAAGGCTAGACGCCCGGAAGCAGTACAGGCCGCCCAATCTCAA AACGAAGCGCTCGATCAATCGCAACAAGTACTCCGGCAACCACGAGGAACTGTTGGACGCCGGCGACATGACAGCCCCCAAGCCGAACCTGATGTCGCTCTCCTCCATGACCTCGTCCGTGCACAGTGATAA TGGAGCCAGCGTCAGCAGCGACAAGTACGATCCCTTCCTCTCGGCCAAGCGTCAGCTGGAGGAGCTTTGCTCTCCCGGCACGCCACCGGATGAGGAGGAGGTAcatcccacagccacacccagcATCTCCATGAGCACCTCGTTGACCATGCCGAGCGGCAAGGCAGCGCCGATCACACCGAAACCCACACCTGCCTCCAACTTTCGGCGCACTTCCTCGCTGCGCGGCCCCCGACGGACACCGCTGCTGCCCAGTCGTCCGCTCTTTGCGACCAACTATCGCCCCACCATTCAGCGTGGACTCTCCGACGAGGGCCCCATCTCCACGAACTTCCTCAAGCCGGAGGAATACGACGAGATGCCGGTGCGCGCCGCCTGCGTCAACGACTTTCACAGTCCGCGTGTGGTGCGCCGCGATACGAGTTCGTCGAACCGCAAGCAGCTGAAGCTACCGCAGGGTGTAGGCGGTGCCAGCGAGACTGCAGCTCAGGCACAGCCAGGAGGACGCAATGTGGCCAAGACCGACTCGCTGGCGGTGTTCCTCAAGTACGAgcacgagctggagcagctgaatGCCAAGGCGGCggaggtggcagcagccaatcAGCTGAACAGCAAGGAGCTCAAGGACAAGAGCAATAATCTGAGCAAGCAGAACTCGGCCAAGAGTCTGACGGCGTGCAGCAATGCCGGCCAGCTGCCGCCCTTGACCCCGGTAACGTCTGCaccagtcacagccacagcagcgtcCACAGTCCCAGCTCCAGTCAAGGAGAACAATGAGAAGCGGCTGCACAACAACTACCAGCCCATTGCCACCCCCTTGCGGCTGGAGCCCATTGGCAGACCAGCAACGGCAATGCCAGCGATCAGCGGCGGGGTGCCAGCCAGCCTCACGCCCATCAAACTGGAGAGTATCTTCGGCTTTGGCCGGCCAGCGGCAGTGAGCGGCGGCGGAGAGTTCATCGATCCGAAGCTGATCAATGCCTGCGACAATCTGCACATGTCCAGCGGTGTAGCCAGCTCGGAGGCCAGCTCCACGCCACAGCAGCTGTCGCAGAGCCGAAGTCGGAGCAGCTCGCAGTCCACCATCACGTACGAGCGGCGTCAGTCGGGCGAGGCGAGGAATCTGCTGAAGCGCAAGATGCGCCTGGGACGCAATCAGTTTCTGTACGATGCCTCGCCGGAGGATGCGGATGCCTCGTCGGGCTGCTCCGCGGACGATGAGGCCAATCGCTCATCGATGGAGTACGACGAGcagtgctggcagcagcagcagaagcaactgCTGGCCAATCCCCTGCCAATGGTCATGCCGATGGGCAACATGCCCACCTTTgatgactttgactttgaggaGTTTCTCTCCTCATTCGAGAACGAGAATGACGACGAGCAGTTCCCGCTGTTCAAAGATTGTCGCGAGTTCCTGCTGAATCGCACGACGAGCAGGCAACGCTCGTTCCAGAAAGCGACTTCGACCCCACaacagacagcgacagccacacTGAGACcggccaccaccagcagcatgcTACAGCCCAAATTACAGCCCACTAAAGACTCTCACGCCCACAGGTCCAACTCGAATGGTTTGGACGAGAAGcaccagcttcagcagcagttgcagcgcCAGCAGTCGAATTCCTCAAGTATTGGCAGCCACGAGGAGAAGATGCCACAAaagatgcagcagctgccagtgcaGCGGCCCGCCGACGATCAGCAAAAGCGGGAGATCTTCATCAGCATTGAGACGGAGGCCAATGACCACGGCCGTTCACCCATCTCGCCCGACTCCCTGCGTCACATGGTGGGCAATTCGCAAACGCCCATCGACGTACTGCAGATAGAGAATGGCAACGAGCCGGAGCACGCACGGTTCAGAAAGATCAGCGACGACACAGAGGACAACCCCTACGTGGACGCCCAGGGAGAGCACGATGATCGGGCCAGCCAATTGGCTGGCAATGCCAGCAGACTGGCTCTATCATCGAGCGACTCCGTGCAGGTGAACAACGCCAAGAACTTGATCCAGCAAATGCAGAGCGAGTTCCGGCAGATGGGCGAGGATGCTGGCGCCTCCATTCGCACTTTGTTCATAAGAAGACCCGACGAGCAGTCAAGGGAAATGGAACCGGAGCCAGTGCAAcaactccaacagcagcagcagcagcagcaagtcaAGGCCAGTTCCCCCTTGACACCCTCAGCGTCGGCGGACTCGGACGAACTGAGCAGCCTCGATGGTTATCCCATGTCCTCGTCCCACTCGTCGCGTCGTGGCGCCAGCTCCAAGCTAAGCTCTGATTCGGCCTATGGCAG CACCAATTCCCCCTACAGCTTGTCGCGCCAGCGCTCCGGCGACCTGCAACCGGGCACACCACGCAACCAGACGCTGCTGCGTCCGCACACGGCCAGTGCCAAGCTGCCCAGCGTCATGAGTGATGCCTCGACACAGGCGCACAATGCCTATGCCACGCTCAAGGCGCGTCATAGACTGtacggcggcggtggcactggccttggccttggcaatggcaatacCGACGGCGCAGAGTCCTCTAGCAGTGGATCGGAGCACTCGCTGACAATGGCCACGCAGCAGGCGACgcaggaacaacagcagcagcagcaacagcacaacaGACCAGACAGCAACTTTAactatcagcagcagcagatgcaatCCCAGCCAGCatacaacagcaataacaacaataataacaatggGCAGATGACTCCGTTGACGCCAACCACATCGCAGCATTCCCTGCTGAGCAATGCCTCTGCGACCAGCCTAAGTTCGAGTACGAAGATGTCCAAGTTCTGCCACGAATGTGGCGGCAGATTCATCATCGAGCACGCCAAGTTCTGCATGGATTGCGGCGTGCGACGGATGATACTCTAA
- the LOC117891853 gene encoding uncharacterized protein LOC117891853 isoform X3 → MSKKMWNKIFKSKSQKPQPLAKINKRHSRGIYEEYQQLNDLLASEKAQLNFCNQRENENGSENVNGNGCGNGSINVFEQQPLQSSFNSLQLSEAQQSLPQQQQQPPPQQQLSTFSRVRNTFSLKRNSNSGSSSSSNKGQKNLPNAKSTAFNTENELQAPGGGQEEEEPSSPPPPPLTRGLPLPVPETVAINASDLTPCPCCSRTFNLNALRKHVVICEKTSKKRKIFDSSRQRREGTLLSTYVLPKNFGLPNAEKLSGVHTPLAGSRDAVGTVSTIPTDIVGSPLPTRRKSQTELVRSTARASVRRAGGGATAETAAVATSPAGEPNGVPARDRSLAKRIRSVASERCPHCERSFNVKAFDRHVEWCKEKAVQATIKCTNTQETTKAKERLDARKQYRPPNLKTKRSINRNKYSGNHEELLDAGDMTAPKPNLMSLSSMTSSVHSDNGLSGASVSSDKYDPFLSAKRQLEELCSPGTPPDEEEVHPTATPSISMSTSLTMPSGKAAPITPKPTPASNFRRTSSLRGPRRTPLLPSRPLFATNYRPTIQRGLSDEGPISTNFLKPEEYDEMPVRAACVNDFHSPRVVRRDTSSSNRKQLKLPQGVGGASETAAQAQPGGRNVAKTDSLAVFLKYEHELEQLNAKAAEVAAANQLNSKELKDKSNNLSKQNSAKSLTACSNAGQLPPLTPVTSAPVTATAASTVPAPVKENNEKRLHNNYQPIATPLRLEPIGRPATAMPAISGGVPASLTPIKLESIFGFGRPAAVSGGGEFIDPKLINACDNLHMSSGVASSEASSTPQQLSQSRSRSSSQSTITYERRQSGEARNLLKRKMRLGRNQFLYDASPEDADASSGCSADDEANRSSMEYDEQCWQQQQKQLLANPLPMVMPMGNMPTFDDFDFEEFLSSFENENDDEQFPLFKDCREFLLNRTTSRQRSFQKATSTPQQTATATLRPATTSSMLQPKLQPTKDSHAHRSNSNGLDEKHQLQQQLQRQQSNSSSIGSHEEKMPQKMQQLPVQRPADDQQKREIFISIETEANDHGRSPISPDSLRHMVGNSQTPIDVLQIENGNEPEHARFRKISDDTEDNPYVDAQGEHDDRASQLAGNASRLALSSSDSVQVNNAKNLIQQMQSEFRQMGEDAGASIRTLFIRRPDEQSREMEPEPVQQLQQQQQQQQVKASSPLTPSASADSDELSSLDGYPMSSSHSSRRGASSKLSSDSAYGSTNSPYSLSRQRSGDLQPGTPRNQTLLRPHTASAKLPSVMSDASTQAHNAYATLKARHRLYGGGGTGLGLGNGNTDGAESSSSGSEHSLTMATQQATQEQQQQQQQHNRPDSNFNYQQQQMQSQPAYNSNNNNNNNGQMTPLTPTTSQHSLLSNASATSLSSSTKMSKFCHECGGRFIIEHAKFCMDCGVRRMIL, encoded by the exons ATGAGCAAGAAAATGTGGAACAAGATATTCAAATCAAAGTCGCAGAAGCCTCAGCCACTGGCCAAAATCAATAAGCGGCACAGCAGGGGCATCTATGAGGAGTACCAACAACTCAACGATTTGTTGGCCAGCGAAAAAGCTCAGCTAAATTTCTGCAATCAAAGggaaaacgaaaatggaagcgaaaatgtaaatggaaatggctgtGGAAATGGCAGCATTAATGTATTTGaacagcagccgctgcagagTTCTTTCAACTCGTTGCAGCTTAGTGAGGCGCAACAATCActgccgcaacagcagcagcagccgccgccacagcaacagctgtcCACATTTTCGCGCGTTCGCAACACATTTTCCCTCaaacgcaacagcaacagcggcagcagcagcagcagcaataaaggCCAGAAAAATCTGCCCAATGCCAAGTCAA CCGCATTCAACACGGAGAACGAGTTGCAAGCGCCCGGAGgcgggcaggaggaggaggagccctcttcgccaccaccgcctccgctCACCAGAGGACTGCCGCTGCCCGTGCCCGAGACAGTGGCCATCAATGCCAGCGATCTGACGCCCTGTCCATGCTGCAGCCGCACCTTCAACCTGAACGCCCTGCGGAAGCATGTCGTCATCTGCGAGAAGACCTCAAAGAAGCGCAAAATCTTTGATTCATCGCGCCAGCGTCGCGAGGGCACGCTGCTCTCCACGTACGTTCTGCCCAAAAACTTTGGCCTGCCCAATGCCGAGAAGTTGTCTGGAGTGCACACCCCGCTCGCTGGGAGTCGGGATGCCGTAGGCACGGTATCCACAATACCAACAGAC ATTGTGGGCTCTCCGCTGCCCACCCGTCGCAAGTCCCAAACCGAGTTGGTACGCTCCACGGCCAGAGCTTCTGTGCGCAGAGCGGGAggtggagcaacagcagaaacagcagctgTGGCCACATCCCCCGCAGGAGAGCCAAACGGTGTACCAGCGCGGGATCGCTCGCTGGCCAAGCGCATCAGGAGTGTGGCCTCTGAGCGGTGTCCCCACTGCGAGCGCAGCTTCAACGTGAAGGCGTTCGACCGGCACGTGGAGTGGTGCAAGGAGAAGGCCGTCCAGGCCACCATCAAGTGTACCAACACCCAGGAGACGACCAAAGCGAAGGAAAGGCTAGACGCCCGGAAGCAGTACAGGCCGCCCAATCTCAA AACGAAGCGCTCGATCAATCGCAACAAGTACTCCGGCAACCACGAGGAACTGTTGGACGCCGGCGACATGACAGCCCCCAAGCCGAACCTGATGTCGCTCTCCTCCATGACCTCGTCCGTGCACAGTGATAA CGGCCTCAGTGGAGCCAGCGTCAGCAGCGACAAGTACGATCCCTTCCTCTCGGCCAAGCGTCAGCTGGAGGAGCTTTGCTCTCCCGGCACGCCACCGGATGAGGAGGAGGTAcatcccacagccacacccagcATCTCCATGAGCACCTCGTTGACCATGCCGAGCGGCAAGGCAGCGCCGATCACACCGAAACCCACACCTGCCTCCAACTTTCGGCGCACTTCCTCGCTGCGCGGCCCCCGACGGACACCGCTGCTGCCCAGTCGTCCGCTCTTTGCGACCAACTATCGCCCCACCATTCAGCGTGGACTCTCCGACGAGGGCCCCATCTCCACGAACTTCCTCAAGCCGGAGGAATACGACGAGATGCCGGTGCGCGCCGCCTGCGTCAACGACTTTCACAGTCCGCGTGTGGTGCGCCGCGATACGAGTTCGTCGAACCGCAAGCAGCTGAAGCTACCGCAGGGTGTAGGCGGTGCCAGCGAGACTGCAGCTCAGGCACAGCCAGGAGGACGCAATGTGGCCAAGACCGACTCGCTGGCGGTGTTCCTCAAGTACGAgcacgagctggagcagctgaatGCCAAGGCGGCggaggtggcagcagccaatcAGCTGAACAGCAAGGAGCTCAAGGACAAGAGCAATAATCTGAGCAAGCAGAACTCGGCCAAGAGTCTGACGGCGTGCAGCAATGCCGGCCAGCTGCCGCCCTTGACCCCGGTAACGTCTGCaccagtcacagccacagcagcgtcCACAGTCCCAGCTCCAGTCAAGGAGAACAATGAGAAGCGGCTGCACAACAACTACCAGCCCATTGCCACCCCCTTGCGGCTGGAGCCCATTGGCAGACCAGCAACGGCAATGCCAGCGATCAGCGGCGGGGTGCCAGCCAGCCTCACGCCCATCAAACTGGAGAGTATCTTCGGCTTTGGCCGGCCAGCGGCAGTGAGCGGCGGCGGAGAGTTCATCGATCCGAAGCTGATCAATGCCTGCGACAATCTGCACATGTCCAGCGGTGTAGCCAGCTCGGAGGCCAGCTCCACGCCACAGCAGCTGTCGCAGAGCCGAAGTCGGAGCAGCTCGCAGTCCACCATCACGTACGAGCGGCGTCAGTCGGGCGAGGCGAGGAATCTGCTGAAGCGCAAGATGCGCCTGGGACGCAATCAGTTTCTGTACGATGCCTCGCCGGAGGATGCGGATGCCTCGTCGGGCTGCTCCGCGGACGATGAGGCCAATCGCTCATCGATGGAGTACGACGAGcagtgctggcagcagcagcagaagcaactgCTGGCCAATCCCCTGCCAATGGTCATGCCGATGGGCAACATGCCCACCTTTgatgactttgactttgaggaGTTTCTCTCCTCATTCGAGAACGAGAATGACGACGAGCAGTTCCCGCTGTTCAAAGATTGTCGCGAGTTCCTGCTGAATCGCACGACGAGCAGGCAACGCTCGTTCCAGAAAGCGACTTCGACCCCACaacagacagcgacagccacacTGAGACcggccaccaccagcagcatgcTACAGCCCAAATTACAGCCCACTAAAGACTCTCACGCCCACAGGTCCAACTCGAATGGTTTGGACGAGAAGcaccagcttcagcagcagttgcagcgcCAGCAGTCGAATTCCTCAAGTATTGGCAGCCACGAGGAGAAGATGCCACAAaagatgcagcagctgccagtgcaGCGGCCCGCCGACGATCAGCAAAAGCGGGAGATCTTCATCAGCATTGAGACGGAGGCCAATGACCACGGCCGTTCACCCATCTCGCCCGACTCCCTGCGTCACATGGTGGGCAATTCGCAAACGCCCATCGACGTACTGCAGATAGAGAATGGCAACGAGCCGGAGCACGCACGGTTCAGAAAGATCAGCGACGACACAGAGGACAACCCCTACGTGGACGCCCAGGGAGAGCACGATGATCGGGCCAGCCAATTGGCTGGCAATGCCAGCAGACTGGCTCTATCATCGAGCGACTCCGTGCAGGTGAACAACGCCAAGAACTTGATCCAGCAAATGCAGAGCGAGTTCCGGCAGATGGGCGAGGATGCTGGCGCCTCCATTCGCACTTTGTTCATAAGAAGACCCGACGAGCAGTCAAGGGAAATGGAACCGGAGCCAGTGCAAcaactccaacagcagcagcagcagcagcaagtcaAGGCCAGTTCCCCCTTGACACCCTCAGCGTCGGCGGACTCGGACGAACTGAGCAGCCTCGATGGTTATCCCATGTCCTCGTCCCACTCGTCGCGTCGTGGCGCCAGCTCCAAGCTAAGCTCTGATTCGGCCTATGGCAG CACCAATTCCCCCTACAGCTTGTCGCGCCAGCGCTCCGGCGACCTGCAACCGGGCACACCACGCAACCAGACGCTGCTGCGTCCGCACACGGCCAGTGCCAAGCTGCCCAGCGTCATGAGTGATGCCTCGACACAGGCGCACAATGCCTATGCCACGCTCAAGGCGCGTCATAGACTGtacggcggcggtggcactggccttggccttggcaatggcaatacCGACGGCGCAGAGTCCTCTAGCAGTGGATCGGAGCACTCGCTGACAATGGCCACGCAGCAGGCGACgcaggaacaacagcagcagcagcaacagcacaacaGACCAGACAGCAACTTTAactatcagcagcagcagatgcaatCCCAGCCAGCatacaacagcaataacaacaataataacaatggGCAGATGACTCCGTTGACGCCAACCACATCGCAGCATTCCCTGCTGAGCAATGCCTCTGCGACCAGCCTAAGTTCGAGTACGAAGATGTCCAAGTTCTGCCACGAATGTGGCGGCAGATTCATCATCGAGCACGCCAAGTTCTGCATGGATTGCGGCGTGCGACGGATGATACTCTAA